From the genome of Alcanivorax sp.:
GACATCGGTAACCCGCCCTTTGGTCATACCGGTGAGCGCGCCATTCGCGCCTGGTTTCAGGAACGGGGACAGCACTTTCTCGACATGCTGTCACCGGAACAACAGAGTGACCTGACGTTTTTCGAAGGTAACGCCCAGGGCTTTCGCATCCTCACCAAGAGCGAATACCACCAGTACGACGATGGCATGCGCCTCACCTACGCCACTCTGGCCACCTTCCTGAAATACCCGTGGCTGTCCGCCGATGCCGGGGCCGCCAGCAGCAAACCCGGCAAGTACAGCGCCTTTGTCGCGGAAGCCGCAGCCTTTCACGAAGTGGCCAAAGCCAGCGGACTGATTGAGCAATCCCCCGGTCGTTTCTGCCGCCACCCGCTAGCCTATCTGATGGAGGCCGCCGACGACTTCTGCTATGCCATCATTGACCTGGAAGACGGCCTGGAAATGGATCTGCTGCACTGGGATGAAGTCTATGCCTTGTTGCAACCGGCACTGCCGGACACCAGAGAAGTGAGCGAACTGATACATTCCGACCTGCGCGACGGGCGCAAGGCTGCCTTGCTGCGCGGCAAGATTATCGAGCGCTTTATCGAAGCCGGTGTGGAAGCCTTTGTGGCCAATCACGAGCGGTTGCTGCAAGGCCGCATGGAAGGAGATCTGATCAGCCATTGCGAACCGGCGGTGCGGGATGTGGTGGAAAACGCCAAGCAACTGGCGCGCTCAAAAGTGTTCGAGCACCCGAGAAAAATCGAGCTGGAAATCGGCGCCTTTGAAGTGATGGGCGCGCTGCTGGACGGGCTTATAGA
Proteins encoded in this window:
- a CDS encoding deoxyguanosinetriphosphate triphosphohydrolase — encoded protein: MDWQQLLNKTRLGGRDAKDESGRTAFLRDHDKIIFSGAFRRLARKTQVHPLATNDHVHNRLTHSLEVSCVGRTLGIRAGERLQSKRLLPESVNPTDFGDIVQSACLAHDIGNPPFGHTGERAIRAWFQERGQHFLDMLSPEQQSDLTFFEGNAQGFRILTKSEYHQYDDGMRLTYATLATFLKYPWLSADAGAASSKPGKYSAFVAEAAAFHEVAKASGLIEQSPGRFCRHPLAYLMEAADDFCYAIIDLEDGLEMDLLHWDEVYALLQPALPDTREVSELIHSDLRDGRKAALLRGKIIERFIEAGVEAFVANHERLLQGRMEGDLISHCEPAVRDVVENAKQLARSKVFEHPRKIELEIGAFEVMGALLDGLIEAAVSHACNNAKNYRHERIIDLIGRHSFPENLEALPEQERIYQCIMRALDFLAGMTDNYATYLAKQFSGMAETRY